The genome window GAGCATTCATACTATTTTGATGTTAATGAAACTAGAATTAAAATCGATAGACCGCTTAAGTCAATTACATTAAAAGCTGGTGGAAAGAAAAAAGTAATTGTAGTGCTTAGCACAACTCAAACATTAGTAGATGATACAAGACGAGATACTCCAATAGATATTACAATTAATGCATATGCTAAAGATGCTAAAGAGACAATTAGTGTTGATCGCAAAACCATCTTTGTGTATCCTAAACAGATTGAATTAGAAAAGGCTATACAATCAAAATAAATTCACCTAAAAGGAGACTAATTGCTCTCCTTTTAGATAATGAATATCAAAAATAATTTAGCATATTAATTTTTTCTTAACAAAATTTTTGTAAAATATCAAAATTTAATTCAGTTCAAATACACAATTTGAAAGGTTATTATTATGAATAAATTTGGCAAATTTTTAACTCTTGGCTTTGCTGCTTTGATGATAGTAGGTTGTAGCGATAGCAAAAAAAGCAATGCTCCACAAGCAGCTCAAGCACTTCCAGTAAGCGTAACTGTGGCAAAAATGGGCGATATTCCTATTAATCTTGAATTTAACGGCCAAGTTGTAAGCGAAATGGATGTAATAATCAAAGGCAAGGTATCTGGCTCTATTGAGAAGCAGTTTTTTACCCCAGGTAGTATGGTTAAGCAAGGTGATAAATTATATCAAATTGATGAATCAAAATATAGAGCAATCTATAATGATAGATTAGCAAATTTTAAAAACGCTAAAGCTCAATATGATAGAGCAGTAAATCTAAAAGCTAAAAATGCAATATCGGCTAAGGAATTTGACGCAGCTAGTAGCGCATACGGCTCAGCTTTAGCAAATTTAAATAACGCTAAAATTGATTTAGATTACTCTGTGGTGACTGCACCATTTGATGGAGTTATTGGCGATACACTTAAAGATGTTGGTTCATATGTTAGCACTACTGATAATGATTTAGTTCGAATCACAAAACTAAATCCAATATTTGTTGAATTTGGAATATCAGATCGCGATAGGCTTGATATTGATGAAAAAAGCAAAAGCGGTCAGTGGAAACAGCTACATTCAACCGTGCAGATAAAGTTAGCTGATGGTAATGAGTATAATGGAACTATAAGCTTTCTTGATAGTGTAGTAGATTCAAAAAGTGGAACTGTAAAAGCAAAAGCTAAATTTGATAATAACCAAACTCAAATTCGCCCAGGCGTATTTGCTGCTGTAAAAGTATATGGATTTTATCAAAAAGATGGATTTAAAATCCCGCAAATTGCAGTATTGCAAGATTTAGTAAATCCATTTGTATATGTAGTAGAAAATGGCAAAGTATCAAAAAGAGCTATTAAAATAGCATCTCAAGATGCCGTTAGCGTGGTTGTATCAAGTGGATTAAAAGATGGAGATAAGGTGATTTTGGATAATTTTAAAAAGATTCAAGATGGCTCACCAGTCCAAATAGTAGAAACAAAAGGCGAGTAGATGTTTTCTAAATTTTTTATCAATCGTCCAGTTTTTGCCTGCGTAATATCTATTATTATAGTTTTAGCAGGTCTTATCGGTCTTAAAAATGCTGCTATAGAGGAGTATCCACAGCTTACGCCACCACAAATTGTGGTGCAAGCTACATATAGTGGCGCAGATGCTCAAACTATCGCAAGTGCAGTTGCAGCTCCATTAGAAGAGGCTATAAATGGCGTTGATGATATGATATATATGCAAAGTACATCAAGTTCAGCTGGTACAATGAGCTTAAATATTTTCTTTGAGATTGGCACAGATCCTCAAACTGCTTCAGTAAATGTAAATAATAGAGTAAGTCCAATTTTATCAAAACTTCCAGAAGAGGTTCGCAGAGTCGGTGTAAAAGTAGATGAAAGAAGTAGTAATATCTTAGAGGTTCTAGCTTTTTATGACCCAAGTAAAAAGATGAACGATACTGAACTATCTAATTATGTAAGTATCAATGTAGCTGATGAGTTAAAACGCGTTAAGGGTGTAGGTGATGCTGTTGTAATTGGTAATAAAGAGTACTCTATGAGAGTATGGATAAAGCCAGATTTATTAAAGCATTATGATATGACTGTTAATGAAGTAATTTATGCTATCCAAGAACAAAACTCACAATATGCAGCTGGAAAGATAGGTGAACAACCTATGGCTACTGGAAATCCATATGTATATTCTATTAAGCCAGAAGGAAGACTAACTCAAATTAGCGAATTTGAAGATATTATAATTAGAGCTGATTTAAACGGAAATATTATTAGGTTAAAAGATGTTGCTAATGTTGAGCTTGGAGCTCAAAGTTATGCATTTTCTGGACGCTTTAATGGCGGTAGTATGATTCCAGTACTTATATTTTTACAAAGTGGAGCCAACGCTTTAGAAACCGCCCAAGCAGTTCAAGCCAGAGTTGAAGAGTTAAAAGATAATTTTCCAGGAGATATGACTTATAGAATAGCATATGATACGACTGAGTTTGTTCAAGTTTCAATTGATGAGGTTGTTAAGACTTTTATAGAGGCTATTATTTTAGTTATAATTGTTATTTATATGTTCCTTGGAAATATTAGGGCTACATTTATTCCACTGCTTACTGTTCCAGTATCAATTTTAGGTGCGTTTGCTGGAATTTATGTAATGGGATTTTCGGTAAATTTAATTACACTTTTTGCACTTATTTTAGCAATTGGAATTGTCGTTGATGATGCTATTATTGTTATAGAAAATGTTGAGCGGATACTTCATGAAGAGCCAAATTTAAGCGTTAAAGAGGCTACGATGAAAGCCATGGATGAGATTATGGCGCCTGTTATCTCTATTGTACTAGTTCTTTCAGCGGTATTTATTCCAGTTTCATTTATGGAAGGGTTTGTTGGGGTTATACAAAAGCAGTTTGCACTTACACTAGTTGTCTCTGTATGTATTTCTGGGTTAGTAGCACTTACTCTTACACCTGCGCTTTGTGCAATAATTTTACGCAAAAAAGAGAAACCGCCATTTTGGTTTGTCCGTAAATTTAATGAATTTTTTGATTTTTCGACTAGGATTTTCTCTGCTGGTGTAGCTAAGATTTTACGCCATGTTGTTATTAGTTTGATTAGTGTAGCGATTATTATATTTATGATGATTGAGCTATTTAAGGTTATTCCTAGTGGGCTTGTACCAGCTGAGGATAAAGGTAGTGTATTAACTATTATCAATCTACCTCCAGCATCAACTCTACCTAGAACGCTTGAAGATGCCGCGTTTATAGAGAGTATAGTATCTAAAAATCCAAATGTAAAAAGCGTTACTACACTAACAGGCTATGATATGATGGCTGGATCGCTTAGAGAAAATGCTGGTATGATGTTTATCACACTTCAGCCGTGGGATGAGCGTCCAGGTAAAGAGAATGAAGCTGCGACAATAGCAGGGCAGTTTATGGGAACTCTATATGGTTCTGATAGAAACTCATTAGCCTTTGTTACGACTCCGCCTCCTATTATGGGATTATCAATGACTGGAGGATTTGAGCTTTATGCGCAAAATATCACAGGTAAAAACTATAACCAAATAGAAGCTGATGTGCAAAGAGTTGTGGCTAAAGCAAATCAAAGTCCGGTTTTAACTCAAGTTAGAACTACGCTAGATACAAATTTCCCTCTATATAATTTAACTTTAGATAGAGAGAAAATCAAGATGATGGGAATCTCATTTAGTGATATATTTGATACGATAAATTCAACTATCGGTCAGTATTATGTAAATGATTTTAATATTCTTGGTAAAACATATAAAGTAAATATTAGAGCATATGAGAGTTATAGAGATTCGCCTGAGGATTTAGGGTTGCTTTATGTGCGTAGTAGAAGTGGCGATTTAGTGCCATTAGATTCTATTATGACTCTTACAAGAGGTTTGGGGCCTGATAATGTAGATAGGTTTAATGGTTTCCCAGCGGCTAAGATTATGGGTGAGCCAAGACCTGGATACACTTCAGGTGATTCTATTAAAGAGATTGAAAGAATCATTAAAGAGGAGCTTGGTAAAGAGTATAATATAGGCTGGGCAGGCTCAGCATATCAAGAAGTTAGCAGCACTGGTAAGGGTACTCAAGCCTTTGTGTTTGGACTTATATTTGTATTTTTGATTCTTGCAGCGCAGTATGAGAGATGGCTAATGCCACTAGCAGTTGTAACGGCTGTACCATTTTCGGTATTTGGAGCGTTAGCATTTACATATTTAAGAGGGCTTAGCAACGATGTTTATTTTGAGATTGGGTTACTTCTTTTAATAGGCTTAGCAGCCAAAAATGCAATTTTGATCGTTGAGTTTGCGATGCAAGAGCATATTGGAGGAAAGAGCATTAAAGAGGCTGCAATTAATGCTTCAAAGATGAGATTTAGACCAATTGTTATGACATCGCTTGCCTTTACATTGGGCGTTTTACCTATGGCAATTGCTACTGGAGCAGGTGCTGCATCACGCCATGCACTTGGAACTGGAGTAATTGGCGGGATGATAGCAGCTACTACAATTGCCATATTCTTCGTTCCACTCTTTTTTTACATATTAGAGAGTTTTAATGAGTGGCTAGATAGCAAAAGAGCTAAATTTGGAGTTGAAGATGAATAAGATTATAACGATTTTGATAGCAGCACTGATTGGCGGCTGCTCTCTTCGCCCTGATATGATTGAGATACAGCAAGAGTATAGATATCAAATGGATGTTTATAGTGTGAGTGAAAAGTGGTGGGAGAGTTTTGGTGATGAAAAGCTAAATGCTCTAATCCAAAAATCTTTAAAAAATAATAGTGATTTATTAATAGCGCTAAACAATATAGAAAAAGCTAGAGTTAGTCTAAGACTTGATAGAATAGAGTATTTACCAAATATATCTTTGCAAGGCGAAGCTAGCAAGAGCGATAAAGGCTATAATAATCCTACTGTTGAACAATTCTCTCTTAGTGCAGTATTAAGCTATGAGTTGGATTTATGGGGTAGAGTAAGAAATAAAGCCAATGCTAGCGAAGCTATATATAATGCGACTAAATTTGACTATGAAAGTGCAAGGATTAGTTTAGCAAGCAGTGTAGCAAATTCATATTTTTTACTTATTTCTTTAAAAGAACAAGAAAAAATATTACAAGATACGCTAGATTCATACATTAAAAGTGTAGAATATAGAGCCGTTCAGCTAGAATCTGGCGAGATAGATGAGTTAGTTTATGCTCAAACTGTGGCTGCTGCTGATGGAGCTAAAGCTCAATTGGCTCAATTGCAAATAGAAATTTCACAAGCAAACTCAGCATTAGCTATATTAGTTGGCGAAAGCTTAGATGAAATTTTATATGCAAATGTAGATACTGCTAGTAATTTACCGACCTTGCCAGATGTGCCAAGTGGTATAAGCTCAGAAATATTACTAAAAAGAGCTGATATTGCTAGTGCAATTGAGAGATTAAGATCAAGTAATTATTTAATCGGAGTGGCTAGAACGCAGTGGTTGCCTCAAATATCTATTACAGGACTATTTGGATATACTAGCAATGAGCTTGATGAGTTGATTAGTTCTAATAGATCTGTATGGAATATAGGCGGTAGTTTAATTGCTCCATTGCTTGATTTTGGCCGTGTGTATAATAATGTAGAGCTTGCAAATTTAGAACAAAATGCTTCATTTTTAGCCTATGATAAAGCAGTCAAGAGCGCTTTTGGCGAGATTAGAACTGCACTTGATGGTAGAAAAAATTCTATTATAAAAGCAACAAGCACTGCTAATTTAGTCGCAAGCCAACAAAAGGTCTATGATATAGCCAAAAATCGCTATGATGCTGGATATAGTAGCCATTTAGAACTTTTAGATTCTCAAAGAAATTTACTATCAGCCAAGCTTAGTTTATCAAGTGCAAATTTAGAAGCTGCAAATAGCGTTGTAGCTGTATTTAAAGCATTTGGCGGAGGATTTGAGTATAAGCCAGATGATGAGATAAATGAGCTTTTAGGAGTAAAATCAAATTTAAAAAATTAAATTAATTTTTTAAAAATTTATGATATAATTAAGCCATTTTATTTTAAATTTTTAAGGAAATAGCTTGGATAGTTACCCCATTTTTATGATATTTTTGGCGGCTGTTTTTATATTTTTAAACGGCTTTTTTGTTTTGTCTGAATTTTGTATTGTTAAAGTTAGAAGATCACGCTTAGAGGAGCTTGTAAAGGAAAAACGCCCAAATGCCAAGCTCGCTCTAAGAATGTCAAATTCTCTTGATACTTATCTTAGTGCTACTCAGCTTGGGATTACGCTTAGCTCTCTAGCACTTGGTTGGATTGGCGAGCCAGCTGTAGCCGATATAATCCAAGAACCACTTAAATCTGCTTTTGGTATTGATAGTGAAACTACCTTACATACAATTTCATTTATTATAGCTTTTAGTTTTATTACTCTTTTACATGTTGTACTTGGTGAATTAGTGCCAAAATCAGTAGCCATCGCCAAGGCTGAACAAGCAGCGCTTTTAATCGCTAGACCATTATACTTTTTTTGGATTATATTTTTTCCTGTTATTCGTACTTTTGATTTTATTGCAGCTATGTTTTTAAAGCTTATTGGCATTAGACCAGCTAGAGAGAGTGAGTTAGCGCATTCTGAAGAGGAGATTAAAATCATAGTAGGCGAGAGTTTAAAAGGTGGCGTGCTTGATAGTATGGAAAGCGAGATTATCAAAAACGCCGTTGATTTTAGCGATACGGTAGCCAAAGAGATTATGACGCCTCGTAAAGATGTAATTTGTCTAAATAAAAAGCTAAGCTTTGAAGAGAATATGAAGATTGTGGCTCAAAGCAAATATACTAGATTCCCATATATCGATGGAAGCAAAGATAGTGTTTTGGGTATGATACATATTAGAGATATTTTGCAAAATGATTTAGATGGAAATATAGAAAATCTAGATAAAATTGTAAGAAAGCTTATTATCGTACCAGAAAATAGCTCAATTTCTAAAATTCTAGTAATGATGAATAAAGATAGAATTTCAGCTGCGCTTGTAGTTGATGAGTATGGCGGCACTGCAGGTTTGCTTACAATGGAGGATATTATAGAAGAGATTGTAGGCGATATCAATGATGAGCATGATGACAAAGATCAAAGTTATAAAAAAATCTCTGATGATATTTATGAATTTAACGGAAGATTTGAGATAGAATCAGTTGAAGAGATTATGGGTATTCGCTTTAATGAGGAGACCGAGCAGCTTACAATTGGAGGTTATGTGTTTAATCTATTTGAGAGATTGCCAGTTGTAGGTGATACCATTGAAGATCAAAATTGTCTATATGAAGTTATCAAAATGGATGGCGCTAGCATAGGTATAGTCAAAGCTACCTTATTAAATTCTGATGATAGTGAAATATTTGATTAATATACTACGCTTTTGGCGTAGTATATTTCAAATTTTATTTTTATAAATTTTTTAAAATATATCTATTATACATAAACTCTAAATTCAAGCCATAAAAAATTTCTAATAATTAATTTAATTTTAAATAAAATAATTAATATATTTTTCTAATCTCGTTTTTTTTTTTTTTTTTGATAACCTACCGTTTGCAAATCAAATTTAAGAAAGCAAAAAGTAGAAAATGAAGATTAAGGTAAATAAGTTTGTTAGAGAGTATTTGGAAGAATTTAATGTCTTAATGAGCTATCCAAATGGTAAAGTTTGTCGCTATAAAGATGATGAAATAATAAATGTGCCAGATACAGGATTTATGGAAGAGTATTCTACTATAAATAAAGGTAATAATGCTTGTCAAATGGGTAGTTTTAGCTATTCAAATGCAATTATTCCAAGATTAGATATAAAAATGGGACGATATTGTTCTATTGCAAATGGTTTAAGTTTTATTGCTGGAAAGCATCCTTTAGATGCTATCTCAACATCATCTTTTATATATGATTCAAATTTTTATATTTTTAAAGATGCCAGTATAGAGCGTATCAAAAAATCTTATACTCATACTCCATACGGAATGCTTATTCCGCCATCACCACCAACAATTTTTGAAAACGATGTATATGTTTGCACTAATGCTCT of Campylobacter vicugnae contains these proteins:
- a CDS encoding efflux RND transporter periplasmic adaptor subunit, which produces MNKFGKFLTLGFAALMIVGCSDSKKSNAPQAAQALPVSVTVAKMGDIPINLEFNGQVVSEMDVIIKGKVSGSIEKQFFTPGSMVKQGDKLYQIDESKYRAIYNDRLANFKNAKAQYDRAVNLKAKNAISAKEFDAASSAYGSALANLNNAKIDLDYSVVTAPFDGVIGDTLKDVGSYVSTTDNDLVRITKLNPIFVEFGISDRDRLDIDEKSKSGQWKQLHSTVQIKLADGNEYNGTISFLDSVVDSKSGTVKAKAKFDNNQTQIRPGVFAAVKVYGFYQKDGFKIPQIAVLQDLVNPFVYVVENGKVSKRAIKIASQDAVSVVVSSGLKDGDKVILDNFKKIQDGSPVQIVETKGE
- a CDS encoding efflux RND transporter permease subunit, encoding MFSKFFINRPVFACVISIIIVLAGLIGLKNAAIEEYPQLTPPQIVVQATYSGADAQTIASAVAAPLEEAINGVDDMIYMQSTSSSAGTMSLNIFFEIGTDPQTASVNVNNRVSPILSKLPEEVRRVGVKVDERSSNILEVLAFYDPSKKMNDTELSNYVSINVADELKRVKGVGDAVVIGNKEYSMRVWIKPDLLKHYDMTVNEVIYAIQEQNSQYAAGKIGEQPMATGNPYVYSIKPEGRLTQISEFEDIIIRADLNGNIIRLKDVANVELGAQSYAFSGRFNGGSMIPVLIFLQSGANALETAQAVQARVEELKDNFPGDMTYRIAYDTTEFVQVSIDEVVKTFIEAIILVIIVIYMFLGNIRATFIPLLTVPVSILGAFAGIYVMGFSVNLITLFALILAIGIVVDDAIIVIENVERILHEEPNLSVKEATMKAMDEIMAPVISIVLVLSAVFIPVSFMEGFVGVIQKQFALTLVVSVCISGLVALTLTPALCAIILRKKEKPPFWFVRKFNEFFDFSTRIFSAGVAKILRHVVISLISVAIIIFMMIELFKVIPSGLVPAEDKGSVLTIINLPPASTLPRTLEDAAFIESIVSKNPNVKSVTTLTGYDMMAGSLRENAGMMFITLQPWDERPGKENEAATIAGQFMGTLYGSDRNSLAFVTTPPPIMGLSMTGGFELYAQNITGKNYNQIEADVQRVVAKANQSPVLTQVRTTLDTNFPLYNLTLDREKIKMMGISFSDIFDTINSTIGQYYVNDFNILGKTYKVNIRAYESYRDSPEDLGLLYVRSRSGDLVPLDSIMTLTRGLGPDNVDRFNGFPAAKIMGEPRPGYTSGDSIKEIERIIKEELGKEYNIGWAGSAYQEVSSTGKGTQAFVFGLIFVFLILAAQYERWLMPLAVVTAVPFSVFGALAFTYLRGLSNDVYFEIGLLLLIGLAAKNAILIVEFAMQEHIGGKSIKEAAINASKMRFRPIVMTSLAFTLGVLPMAIATGAGAASRHALGTGVIGGMIAATTIAIFFVPLFFYILESFNEWLDSKRAKFGVEDE
- a CDS encoding efflux transporter outer membrane subunit, with the translated sequence MNKIITILIAALIGGCSLRPDMIEIQQEYRYQMDVYSVSEKWWESFGDEKLNALIQKSLKNNSDLLIALNNIEKARVSLRLDRIEYLPNISLQGEASKSDKGYNNPTVEQFSLSAVLSYELDLWGRVRNKANASEAIYNATKFDYESARISLASSVANSYFLLISLKEQEKILQDTLDSYIKSVEYRAVQLESGEIDELVYAQTVAAADGAKAQLAQLQIEISQANSALAILVGESLDEILYANVDTASNLPTLPDVPSGISSEILLKRADIASAIERLRSSNYLIGVARTQWLPQISITGLFGYTSNELDELISSNRSVWNIGGSLIAPLLDFGRVYNNVELANLEQNASFLAYDKAVKSAFGEIRTALDGRKNSIIKATSTANLVASQQKVYDIAKNRYDAGYSSHLELLDSQRNLLSAKLSLSSANLEAANSVVAVFKAFGGGFEYKPDDEINELLGVKSNLKN
- a CDS encoding hemolysin family protein yields the protein MIFLAAVFIFLNGFFVLSEFCIVKVRRSRLEELVKEKRPNAKLALRMSNSLDTYLSATQLGITLSSLALGWIGEPAVADIIQEPLKSAFGIDSETTLHTISFIIAFSFITLLHVVLGELVPKSVAIAKAEQAALLIARPLYFFWIIFFPVIRTFDFIAAMFLKLIGIRPARESELAHSEEEIKIIVGESLKGGVLDSMESEIIKNAVDFSDTVAKEIMTPRKDVICLNKKLSFEENMKIVAQSKYTRFPYIDGSKDSVLGMIHIRDILQNDLDGNIENLDKIVRKLIIVPENSSISKILVMMNKDRISAALVVDEYGGTAGLLTMEDIIEEIVGDINDEHDDKDQSYKKISDDIYEFNGRFEIESVEEIMGIRFNEETEQLTIGGYVFNLFERLPVVGDTIEDQNCLYEVIKMDGASIGIVKATLLNSDDSEIFD